In the genome of Anaerolineaceae bacterium oral taxon 439, the window TCTTCCGCGGTTCTCCGGGACCGTCCGCTCGGTAACGTACGCGTTAAACGCCGCGTCGTTCGCAGTCGAACCGAAAAAGGTCATCACGCAGTCCAAAATCACGATCATCGTCGCGGCGGCAATCCCCGCGTTCGCGGCCGGGAAAAGCTTCGCCGCGTTTTCCGAATTGACCTGAGCGAAGAGGAGGATCGAAATTCCCCAAAGGATATACCCGCCGGCAATAAAAATCTTCCGCCGTCCGAAACGATCGGAAATATTCCCCATGATCAGCGTCGTCAGCGTCGCGACAATCGCGCTCGCTGAGACCATCGCCGCGATAAAGCGCGGATCGGGAATCGCGACATGATACAGATATACATTCAGGTACATATTCTCGACCGTCCAGGCCAGCTGCCCCGCCAGCCCAACCACAATCAACGTAACCCAAAGCTTCAGAGAAATTTTCACAAGAAAGAGCCGCCTCCCCGACGGATATGGAAAGGATAAAAAGCGAACGCCGTCCGTCCGCTTATTATAACCCGAACCGCCCAGCGAGAAATCAGGCGTCCGGGTTGAATTCGTCGTAAGCGTCGAGCCGCTCGACGCGCCAGTCCGTACGATCGATCCGATACGTATCGATCGTCACGTTCTCCGGCGTCCAGCTCGCGATCCGAACGTACAGGTAAGGCGTCCCGTCGATCACCTGAAGATTCGACGCATGAGGCTCGTCGAGGAGAAGAGACTTCTCCCCCGTCGCCAGATCGATCCGGTAGACAAAACCGTCGCTCGAATCATCCGCATAGTACAGAAAGTCGTCGTCCACGGTATACATCCCGATCCCGCCCGCCGCGACTTTTTTCAGCGCTTTCGTCGTCAGATCGACGGAATACAGCGCGTCTTCCCGATCAATATCGAAGAAATATAAAAGATCGCCGCGAATAAAGAGCGTGAATTCGGCCCGAACGCCCGAAAGCGGGAGATCGCTCCGATCGTCCAGCGAAAAAACGCGCACTTCATTCACTGCGTTCGTATAATAGAACTTCCCATTCCGAAAAGCCAGCGCGCTCGGGTACAGGACATGCCGGATCAGGAGGGTCTCCTTCCCAGTCGTCAAGCTAACCATCTTCACGCCATGATCCGAATAGAGAAAAAGCGAATCCCCGTAAATCATGAACGGCAGGTCGCGCTTCCCCAGCGACCACAGATGCTCTTCGAGATCATCGTTCAGCAGCTTAACCTCTCCCGGCTGGCTATGATAATAAATCCTGCGCTGGTCCCAGCCCTTCAGATCGACCCCGATAATTTCGTCATGATCATCGGTCGTCACCGAATAATATAATTGGCCTTCATGAAGAAAAATCCCCGCGACATATTTATAAATATACTCATCGTCCAGAAACGGGTCCCGGACAACGCGGTCCAGCGCGCCGGAATTCAAATCCTCGATCATGAAATCCGGGAACAGCGAAACAATATACGGATCAGCATAGGAATAATAAGAATCATTCCCAAAATTAAAGGTCAGCGGCGTCTCCGCTTCATCCGTCGTTCCGGCCGCTGAACATCCGGCCATCGCGAGCATCACGAACGTCAGCGCCAGAATCAGGATCGAGGCCGGGATCGAATGAGCCCTTTTTCCAGAACGCGCCTCTACATGACAGAATTGACGCCGGATCAGCGTCAGCGCGCCTGCCGAAATCGCCGTCCAGAAAACCGCGATACCGATAACGATCCCGTTCGTCAGGATAACGTCGCCCGAAAGGGCTTCCGCTCCCGTTCCCTGAACGCCGGTCGGAGCCAGAAACGGCATCCCGAGAATCAGGCTGAACGGCGTCGGAAGCACCGCCTTCAGCGACGCGTCCAGCGGCAGCGCGTACGGGAGCGTAACCAGTCCCAGTCCCGCGATCAGCGCCGGAACGACGCTCTCCGCCGCGACGGTCACCGCCGCGTTCGACCGCGTCAGGTACAGCCCGACCAGCCCGACGAACATCACCGCGATTCCCACCGTCGTCATCGGCAGCTTCCCTCTCCGGTCGATAACCGGGCCCATCAGGACGCTGAAAACCGAGCCGGCGATCAGGACGATCGTCAAAACGACCGCATAGTCTTTCATCCCCAGAAAAAGCGAAAAATAAATAATCAGGTACGGGAAAAAGACCTGTACCGCAATACTGAACAGGCAGAACGCCGCATTCGCTCTCCGCTCAGATCAGTTATTACAGCAAACTCATTCAGGAAAATGCCGACTGGGAATATGCAAGAGTCTATACCGACAAGGCGGTCTCCGGAACAACGACTGACCGTTCGGAGTTTCAAAGAATGCTGCAGGATGCACGAGACGGGAAAATAGATATTATCCTGACAAAGTCCATCTCACGCTTTGCCAGAAACACCGTTGATCTCTTGGAGACAATTAGGGAACTGAAAGCTTTGGGGATTGAAGTTAGGTTTGAGAAGGAGAAAATCAACTCCCTCTCCGAAGACGGAGAACTCATGCTGACGCTTCTTGCTTCCTTTGCCCAGGAAGAAAGCCGCTCCATTTCCGAGAACGTGAAATGGGGCATCCGCAAGAACTTTCAAAAAGGCATCGGGAACTCCTTTCACATCTATGGCTACCGCTGGACAGGGAAAGAGTTTGTCATCGTCGAGGAAGAAGCAGAAATCGTAAGGCTCATTTATGACAATTACCTAAACGGTATCTCGGCGGAAAAGACCGAAAAACAACTTGAAGAAATGGGAGTGAAATCTTATACAGGAGGACACTTCAGCAACAGCAGCATCCGGCAGATTCTACAGCAGGAGCGTTATACAGGAAACGCCCTGTTTCAGAAAACCTATATCGATACTTTCGGTTCAGGAAAGACAAAATACAACAATGGCGAGCTGCCGCAATACTATGCGAGAAACACCCACCCCGCCATCATAAGCGAGGAGACATTTAACAAGGTGCAAGAAATAAGGCAAAAGAAACGGAAGCTGGGTGCCTTTGCCAATCCGCATATCAAGACGACTGCTTTGACTTCTAAAATCAAATGCAAGCACTGCAACAGAAGTTTTCAAAGAACCAGCAGAAAACTCGTCAACGGCCGCAGCCGCTACTGGATATGCGCAACAAGGAAGGCAGGTCAAGGCAACCCCTGCGGAACAGGGGACTTGCACGAAGAACAGCTAAAGAAGCTCATCAGCGAGGTTCTTGGAGTGGACGAATTTGATGACGACCTCTTTCTTGAGAAAGTCGACCATATTGAAGTCACAGGAAAGGATCTGCTGGAGTTTTTCATGAGCGACGGCAGCTTGGTCACTCGCACCTATGTGTCCACAGCAAGAAAGGACGCTTGGACTCCGGAAGTCCGGAAAAAGGTCAGTCGCCAAAGACGAAGCAAGGATGCCCGTAGGATAAAGAATGCTGCCAGCCCTTATACGGGATTCATCAGGTGCGGCAGATGCGGCAACAGTTTCTATGGGCAAAAATTAACCTTGAAGGATGGCACAAAAGTATGCTATCTGAGATGCCGGACAAAACTTAGTGAATGCCCTTCAAACACCATTCAGGAGTCAACGCTGAACGCTCTGGTCTGTGATGTCTTGGGGCTTGAGGAATATGACGAAGCAGTTATGGACAGGGCGATGGATTACTGCGAGATAACTGACAATATCGTCTCCTTCCATTTCCGTGACGGACATTTTGAAAAGAGAAGCTACGAGGAAAAGAAACGAGGCACGCCTTGGACTGAGGAACGACGCCAGAAAGCCTTAAAAGGAATGAAGGAATACTGGAGTGACCCCGAGCACCGTAAACAAACAAGTGAACGCATGAAGAAAATCAGGAGGGAGAAAAAATGGTCAAGTCAGTAACAACAATACCTGCCAGAATCAATAAAAAGACTGCTACGCCCATTGACTCTCCCCGAAAAAGACGAGTCGCTGCTTATGCCCGTGTTTCTACCGACAGCGAAGAACAGGCAACAAGCTATGAAGCACAGGTCGACTATTACACCAATTACATCAAGAGCCGAAATGACTGGGAGTTTGTCAGAGTCTATGCCGATGAGGGCATCACTGGAACAAACACCAAGGATCGTGTTGAATTTAAGGCAATGATAAATGATGCCCTTGACGGCAAAATCGACCTCATCATCACAAAATCTGTCAGCCGTTTTGCGAGAAATACAGTTGATACTTTGACGACGGGCAGGAAGTTGAAAGAGAAAAATATCGAGGTATGGTTCGAAAAAGAAAACATTCAAACTCTGGATTCCAAAGGCGAGCTTCTGATAACCATCATGTCCTCTCTTGCCCAGGAAGAATCCCGCTCCATTTCTGAAAACTGCACCTGGGGACAAAGAAAGCGGTTCGCTGACGGGAAAGTCACCGTGCCCTTTAGCCGTTTCTTGGGCTATGACAGAGGAGAGGACGGCAATCTGGTCGTTAATTCCGAGGAAGCAAAAAGTGTGAAGCTTCTATACGGTCTTTTCCTTGAAGGACGCTCCTGCTACGGTGTCGCCAAAGAACTGACGGATCGAGGGATTAAAACGCCTGGCGGCAAAGACAAATGGAGTACTCGGAGTGTAAAATCCATCCTGACAAACGAAAAATACAAAGGCGATGCCCTTTTGCAGAAGTCTTTCACCGTCGACTTTCTGACCAAAAAGAAAAAGAAAAACGAAGGTGAAATTCCTCAATACTATGTGAAAAATAATCACGAAGCCATCATCGAGCCTGAGACTTGGGATTTTGTGCAAACACTCCTTGAGCATGATTATAGGAAGTCAAAGAACAGCGTCACCATCTTTTCAGGGAAGCTGAAATGTGAAGACTGCGGAGACTGGTACGGCTCCAAGGTCTGGCATTCCAACAGCAAGTACAAACGGACTATCTGGCAGTGCAACAGCAAGTTCAAAGAGAAATGCCAAACTCCGCACTTTGCGGAGGATGAAATAAAAGATGCTTTTATGAAGGCTGTAAGTATCCTTATTAAAGACCGTGAGCAGATACAAGCGAATTTTCAGGCTATTGAAAGCATCGCCTACAGCACAAAAGAACTGGAGATTGAACGAGACAAGCTCTATGCGGAGATGGAATCCATATCGCAGCTCATGGAGCAGGCGATTCAAAATAACGCCAGAGTGGCCTTGGATCAGGAAAAATACAATCAGGAGTTTGATGAGATGGCTGAACGGTTCAACAGTGTGAAAGAAAAATTTGATGCCATCAACGAGAAAATTGAAGACAAGAAAACCCGGCATATTCAGGCCGGGCGTTTTATAAAAACCTTGCTGGCTGAAGATGAAACGACAACCTTCAGCCCGCTTCTCTGGCAAAGTCTCCTTGATTATGCCAAGGTTTCAAGGGATGGAAATTTAGGATTGCTTATTAAAAAAACATAAAACATTATATAGATTCGGCTGTGTTCAATCCCCTTTTAGAATAGACCCAGAACAAAATACTATCCATTAAACGTAATGAAAACAATGCATCTTCTATTGTTGGATTTTCTTGAGTAGCTTCATTCCTATGCGTACCATAATCCGACATCATAGAATAGATCATATAGATTGTTTTTGTTTTCGTTAGTTTTCCGGCACGATTTTCATAAAAGAAATCTGCTAAATCGTCTTTTCGAAGATCCGTATTTAACGCCTGTGACAAATCCTGTACTGAAGAAATTTTATTCTCGCCACTAGTGTTATATACACCTCGCATCCATTTAGCGAAATCCTCTGTTCCCTTATATTTTGAGAATATACTTACCAAACAAGTTCTACATGATTCAATACATGCTCCAGCATGTCCCTGAGTATACGCATCAATAGCTGCTTCATAAGAATCGTATACTTCACTGTGATTTTGTTTTAACCAATTTTCTACTGAAAAGAGTTCGACGACTCTTTGTCCATTACTAGCCATGCATGTTGTAACTAAAACCTTATCAGCTTCAATATTTATCGATAACCCAAGCAATCCATAAAGATGACCTAATTTTTTAAAATCATTACTCGAATGCTCTTCTATATATCCGATAGCGAATGACTTTGTTAACTCCTTCAACAGGGCTATAATTTCTTCGTTTTTTCCTTCATTGTATAAATCGGTGAAAATACTATCTAACCCTAAGAAAGCATCATAAGTTACGTTTCGATTTTCAAAGATATATTTGTTCCTATTATTATAAGAATAAGGGATTAGGTACATAGAGTATTTGTCAAAGTATTCTCCTAATCCAACGCATTTAAGTCTTGACTTAAACTCGGAATTGCTCTTTAGGAGAAAACCACGGCTACTTAATATATCAGCTATCCTTGACAGTATTATTTCCTTACCACCCATACCAAAATCTCCATTCTTTTTTGATTCTTTTTTGATTCATTTTTTGTGATCCTTATGCTCCACTCGTTTTATTAGTAGCAACTATAAACCTATCGCAAGATTAAAACCTAGGGATGCCTTGACTTACAATACTGCACACCCCTGAAAACTTTTGAACACCCCTATGCGGCAACCTTTTTATAATCATTAAATTGTATCAATTTCGGTATTATCATTTCATAGTCGCGGCTATACGATTCCATCGCGGTCGCCAGGGACAGCCGGTTCGTTTCGCCGATCACGTAATCGAGCAGTTCGCTGTCGATCGGCCCGCAGGCGCACTCGACGCAGAGCCGGTTATAATCCGATTCCGGGAACCAGGCCTGATAGACGCGGTTGGAGAGGAAGATCCCGATCAAGTTCACCGCCGTCAGGACGATAAAAGCGATCGGCACGTACGGCTTCCGGATCGCTTTCAGGATTTCAGCCTTCAGGAGCGTCATCGCGGTTCCCTCCGGTCAGGTAAATATACGCCTCCTCTAATCGCGGCGGAACGGATTCAGCGCGCTCATCCGGCCGCTCGTCCGAAACAATCCGCAACGTATAGCGCCGGACCGTCAGCTCGATCGTTTCCTCCGGCGCGATGTGGTGGACGCTGACCGCCTGAAGCTCGTCGGCGGGACGCAGCCCGTCCAGCGTCTGCGTCGAGCGGATAACCTGATGCGGCTGGACCGCGCCGTCGATAAAGAAGGCCATCCCGACGTTCGTCTCGCCGATATCGCCTTCGATCTGAAACGTCAGCTCGATCGGCGTCCCGTCGTATACGAGCGGTTCTTTGCTCAAAGGGCCATCATAGCCGATCGGTTTTACGATATAGCCGCCTAAAGCTACGCTGCGGACCTCCCGGGCTTCGACGTCGGCGTCGGCAAACGGATCCGGCGGCAGCGACGAAGGCGCCGTCAATCGTCCCTCCGGAACGTTCGCCGCGCAGCCGACAAGCCCGACGATCAGCGCCAGCGCCCAGAGCATGATTACCATTTTTTTGATCATATCCCCTCCGATCAACAATCGCATAAAAAGGATCTCTTTATCTTCTGCTATTAAGTTAAAATAATTGTAAGTTGTTTTTTTACGTTTTCCATTAAATCAATCTTAAGCAAGCGCGTCTGAGGATATGGAGAAGCATGCCAAATAAAAACATCATTCAGGTAAACCATCTATCCGTGAAATATCGGGACATCGTCGCCGTCGACGACGTATCCTTCGAGGTAAGGGAGAACGAAATCTTCGGCATGATCGGGCCCAACGGCGCAGGAAAAACCTCGCTCGTCGAGGCGATCGAAGGTCTTCGAGACACCTCTTCGGGCGAAATCTCCATATTGGAGATGAACCCCAAAGCTGACAGAATAAAACTTTATAACCAGATTGGCGTTCAATTACAGCAGACGTCTTATCCGGATCAGGCAAAAGTTGAGGATATCTGCAAACTGTTTTCCTCCTTTTACGATAACCCGGCCCCGTACGACAGGCTATTATCCGATATGAGGCTGGACAGGCGAAGAAAGACTTATATCAATAAACTATCCGGCGGCGAAAAGCAGAAGCTGTCGATTTTATTATCCTTACTGGGTTCGCCCAAAATCGTTTTTTGGGACGAGCTGACGACCGGATTAGACCCGCTCGCGAGACATGAAGTCTGGGACATGATCCGGGAATACAAAAAAGACGGATTAACGATCGTTCTGATTACGCATTTCATGGACGAAATCGAAAACCTATGCGATCGGGTCGCTTTGATGAAAGCCGGGAAAATGATTTACATTGGGACGCCCAAAGAAGTTATCGAAAACTTTCAGGCGAAAAATCTCGATGAAGTGTTTCTGAAAATATCTGTCTCTGAATAAAAAGCAGGAGGATCAGGAATGAAGAATAAAGCAATAAAAGCGTGTCTCAGATTTGAATTTATGATGTTCTGCCGGAATTTCATTACCGCCTTTTTCCTCCTGATTTTTCCTGCAATGATGCTGATCATTTTCGGGAGTATTTACGGAAATAAACCAAACGCGCTGTACGGAGGTTTTGGCGCTATCGATATGTTCATTCCAGCTTATTCAGGCATCGTGATATCCGTAACGGGTTTGATGAATATTCCGCTGACGCTCTGCGAATACCGGGAAAAAGGTGTTTTTAAAAGATACAGGGCCACGCCTTCGGATCCATCATCCGTCATTTTGGCGCAGCTCATAATAAATTCAGTAATGACCATGATCGGAATGGCTTTTCTGATCATCATCGGAAAACTTGTATATCAGGTTAAATTACCAGCCAACATCGTCCAGTGTCTGCTGCTTTTTTTGATATCCATATTCTGTATATTCGCCATAGGCTTTTTCATCGGCGGCCTTGCCCCAGGCATGAAAGCTGCAAATTCAATCGCGTATCTTATTTTTTTCCCCATGCTCTTTTTATCCGGAGCGACGATTCCTTACGAAATACTGCCTCCGGCCGCGCGCCAGGTTTCAAAGTTCTTTCCCTTGACCTATACCGTATCAGCGATGAAATCGGTCTGGAACGGCGGAACGATATCCGAAAATATCAATGCGCTTCTTCTATTACTCGTTTTCGGCGCAGTCTTCTGGACGCTGAGCCGGTACGCTTTTAAGTGGGAAACATAAGAATAAAACCAGAAGCGTATCGTCCGCCCCCATATCTCCGCCGCCGACCGCCTCGGTGATCAGAGGGAATCAACGCTTCACAAAATTCAGATTTTCCGGAGTTTGTAGATTTGAGTTAACAAACTTGATTCCCCCGTCCATTTGCGGTATAGTAGCGTATGAAGAGAAAGGAGACGGCGCGATGCTGACCGCGAAATTAAAAAACCGCGACCTGTACCTGAACCGCATGATCGCGTTTCAGGATACCGGGATGATTAAGGTCATGACCGGGATTCGCCGCTGCGGAAAGTCCAGCCTGATGAAAAGAACGTGTTGCTGACGGGCTGCCTGAACCAGCTGGCTTCCATCAGATTTCCAGCCGGTTCAGGCAGCGCCATCGCCTCCTGACAGTTACCTTACGTCCAAAGAGCGGACGCCCGCTCGATCCCGCGGAAGCGGAAACGGAAGCGCATCGACGCGCCGGCGTCCAGCAGGTACTCCGGATGCGTGCGCGCGCCCCAGCTGTCATCCCCGCCGATCCCCATCTGGCCCAGCGCCGCCCGCACGTACGTATAATGAACCGGCGGCAACTCGAAATCGTGCCCCGCGTTCTCCAGCTCGTGCGGCGAATATGGGAGCGCCGAAAACTCCATTCCGTCAAACGTCTCGCTCGAAAAGATCAGCCCCTCCCCGTTCGGGCGCATTACCGCGGCGTACCGGACGTCCGTTTTATTTCCCGTCTCGCCCGGGATTGTGTATGCCGCGAGGTTCTCCACGACCCGATTCGAATACAGCCCGAGCTTCGCTCCCGCTTTTCGATCGCGGTATGTCTCGGCCGGGCCATTCCCGTACCAGCTGACCCGGTCCAAATCAGCGTCCAGCTTGAAAATCATGCCGAACTCGGGCATGTCGCCCAGCTCCGGGACCGGCTCGTAGGTCAGCGTCGTCTCGATCGTCCCTTCCCCGAAAACGCGGTATTCGACCTCGACGCAGGCCGCCGGGCGCGTCGGAAGGCGGTAAAGATACCGGATGACCGCCGCGTCGGCCTCGATCGTCAGCCGCGGCTCAAGGTCTCCCGCCGGATCTTCCGCGTCGCGATGTGACACGTAAAGCGACGCAATCTTCCACTGCGCGTACCGCTCGGGCATCCGGTTCCCCCGGTCGTTATCCGTCGGCGCACGCCAGAAATTCGGACGGACGATCCCCTTCAGCAGCTCCTTCCCGCCGTACCGGTACGAAACCAGCCCGCCATGATTCTTCGAAAACAACGCATCAAACGACAGCCCGCGCACACCGATATTCATCGTCCCGTCGATGACCTCGAACGCCCGCTTTTCCGCCGGAACCGTCGCCTTTCGGAAACCCGGGACCGCCCGCGCCAGGACCGGCGCAAAGCGGCGAAGCGTTTCCGCGTCAATCGTAAACGGAACGGACGGATCCCCGACGCGGAACGCCGCCTGGCCAAACGCGACTTCATATCCCTTCTCCGCCCAGCGTGTCGCCTTTCGCAGCCGGAGCGAAACCGTGACCACGTACTCGCCCGCCGCCAATCCCTCGGGAAGCCCGGTCGGGTACGACTCCGACGCGCCCGGGCCAACGGCGGTTTTCAGTTTACTCGACAGCAGGATCCGCCCCTCTTTTTCCAGCGTCAGAACGCAATCGAAATCTCCGCTGTCGCTGAATAAGCTCTTATTCTCAATTACGATAGCTTTTTTATCTACGCGAATTTTAAACGGTTGATACTGGAATTTGACCTCCTGCGTTTTCGGGGTCAGCTTCCGGTCAGCCGCGATCAGCCCGTTCGCACAGAAGTTAAAATCGGTCGGGAAATCGTCGAAATCCCCGCCCCAGCCGAGCGTCGCGTTCCCATAGCGGTCCTTTTTCCAGAGCGCCTGGTCCGCGAAGTCCCAGATAAAACCGCCCTGATAAAGCGGTTCCCGCTCCGTCAGCTCAATATACTTTCCCAGCGCGCCGCTCGAATTCCCCATCGCATGCGCATACTCGCAGGATAGATAAGGCTTTCCGCGGTTTTCCTTTAAATAAGCCTCGATCTCCGCCGCCGGAACGTACATCCGGCTGATCATGTCCGTCGTATCCGGATAACGCGGGTCCCAGGCCACCCCTTCATAATGCACCAGGCGGGCCGGATCGACTTCATGAAAATACTTCGACATCTCGTAAAAATTAACCCCGCCGAACGATTCGTTCCCCAGCGACCAGATCAGGATCGACGGGCGATTCTTGTCCCGCTCGTACATCGCCTTCGCCCGATTCAAAACGACGCCGAGCGCTTCGGGACGATCGCCGGGCAGGACCGTTCCCTCCGGGATCTGCCCGGTCGCGTACGCAAACCAGAGGCCATGCGACTCGATATTCGCTTCGTCAATGACATACAACCCGTATTCGTCGCAGAGCTCGTAAAACCGCGCCTGATTGGGATAATGGCAGGTACGGACGGCGTTGACGTTCAGCCGCTTCATCAGCACGATATCCTCGATCATCTCCGCTTCGGTAACGCTCCGTCCGTTGGTTGCCGAAAGCTCGTGCCGGTTGACGCCGTTAAAAACGATCCGCTTGCCGTTGAGCTTCATGATCCCGCCGCTGAGTTCGAAACGGCGAAAACCGACCCGCTCCGGGACGATCTCGATAATCTCGCCCGTTTCGTCTCGAAGAACGACCGTCAGCTCGTAAAGGTTCGGTTTTTCCGCCGACCAGAGCCGCGGCTTCTCGATCGGAATTCGGAACTCGGTCACCGCTTCGGCCGGACGGATCTCCGAAAGAACCGGGAACCTCTTGCGGCTGAAAACGACCTCCGCGGTTCCTGAAACCTCCGCCGCACCGCGGATTTCCAGCCGGACGCGAACCAGGCCGGAACGGTAATCGTCCGCTAACGAAGTCCGGATCTCGATATCGTCGACATGCAGCTTCGGGACAGTATACAGCGTCACGTCGCGGAAAATCCCGCTCAGCCGGAAGAAATCCTGATCCTCGAGCCAGCTTCCCGCCGACCATTTAAAAACCTGAACCGCTAATTTATTTTCGCCCTCGCGAACCGAATCGCTGACGTCGAACGCCGCGCCGGTAAACGAATCCGTCTTGTATCCGACGTACGTTCCGTTGAGCCAGACCGCGTACGCGCTCTCGACGCCGCCGAACGAAAGAAAAACCGGCCCGCCGCTCATCCGCGCCGGAAGCTCAAAATATTTTACATAGCTCGCGACCGGATTATAAATCGTCGGAATCTCGCCCGGAAGAATCGCCTCGCGCCCGTCCCAGGGATACTGAATATTCGTGTACATCGGACGATCGTACCCTTCCAGCTGGATCGAGGCGGGAACGCGTATCTCGTCCCACTTCCGGCAGTCGTACGCCGGCGATTCGAAACCGCGGACCGCCGATTCATAATTTTCCGCGTAAGAAAATTTCCAATATCCGTTCAGCGACTCGCTGAGCCCCGTCGTCCGGTTCCGGAACTCCGCCTCGGACGCGTAGAACCGGTGCGCCGAACGCGGCGGGAGCGTATTTTCCGAATAAAGCGAACCGTCTTTTACCTTTGCGTAATCAAACTCTTTTTCTGCCATGCGTACCGACTCCTTCATGCTGCGATATACCTGATTTTATCCAGTTCCATAAAATATGCGTCTTTTTCAGCCTGTCTCAAAGAATTCAGGATTCCTGCGGTATGACGTTCGTAACTTTATACGCGAAGAAAAAGTGATGAATGTCATTTTTTCAAGAATAGGGGTAACAGACGCCGTTTTTTTCTCGTTTTCCGCCTATACATAGCGATGTTTTGTACTGAAACAATTTCAGAGGCGTTTCAAGCTTTTTGACAACTCGTCTGAAAAACGGTAGGATTAAGATGTTCAGAGTTAACTGAACATCTTATCAGCCCACTCATAAAACAGGAGGAAAAAACGTGAAGAAATTCTTATCAGCATTCATAGCACTTATCATAGTCCTGTCGCTTTCCGGAGCCGTTTTCGCCGCTGACAAACCCGTGATCGGTGTCCTGATCTACAAATACGACGACACGTACATCTCAACCGTCCGCAACGCAATCGAGAAGTACGGCGCCGACGTCCTCGATATTA includes:
- a CDS encoding recombinase, with the translated sequence MVKSVTTIPARINKKTATPIDSPRKRRVAAYARVSTDSEEQATSYEAQVDYYTNYIKSRNDWEFVRVYADEGITGTNTKDRVEFKAMINDALDGKIDLIITKSVSRFARNTVDTLTTGRKLKEKNIEVWFEKENIQTLDSKGELLITIMSSLAQEESRSISENCTWGQRKRFADGKVTVPFSRFLGYDRGEDGNLVVNSEEAKSVKLLYGLFLEGRSCYGVAKELTDRGIKTPGGKDKWSTRSVKSILTNEKYKGDALLQKSFTVDFLTKKKKKNEGEIPQYYVKNNHEAIIEPETWDFVQTLLEHDYRKSKNSVTIFSGKLKCEDCGDWYGSKVWHSNSKYKRTIWQCNSKFKEKCQTPHFAEDEIKDAFMKAVSILIKDREQIQANFQAIESIAYSTKELEIERDKLYAEMESISQLMEQAIQNNARVALDQEKYNQEFDEMAERFNSVKEKFDAINEKIEDKKTRHIQAGRFIKTLLAEDETTTFSPLLWQSLLDYAKVSRDGNLGLLIKKT
- a CDS encoding beta-galactosidase produces the protein MAEKEFDYAKVKDGSLYSENTLPPRSAHRFYASEAEFRNRTTGLSESLNGYWKFSYAENYESAVRGFESPAYDCRKWDEIRVPASIQLEGYDRPMYTNIQYPWDGREAILPGEIPTIYNPVASYVKYFELPARMSGGPVFLSFGGVESAYAVWLNGTYVGYKTDSFTGAAFDVSDSVREGENKLAVQVFKWSAGSWLEDQDFFRLSGIFRDVTLYTVPKLHVDDIEIRTSLADDYRSGLVRVRLEIRGAAEVSGTAEVVFSRKRFPVLSEIRPAEAVTEFRIPIEKPRLWSAEKPNLYELTVVLRDETGEIIEIVPERVGFRRFELSGGIMKLNGKRIVFNGVNRHELSATNGRSVTEAEMIEDIVLMKRLNVNAVRTCHYPNQARFYELCDEYGLYVIDEANIESHGLWFAYATGQIPEGTVLPGDRPEALGVVLNRAKAMYERDKNRPSILIWSLGNESFGGVNFYEMSKYFHEVDPARLVHYEGVAWDPRYPDTTDMISRMYVPAAEIEAYLKENRGKPYLSCEYAHAMGNSSGALGKYIELTEREPLYQGGFIWDFADQALWKKDRYGNATLGWGGDFDDFPTDFNFCANGLIAADRKLTPKTQEVKFQYQPFKIRVDKKAIVIENKSLFSDSGDFDCVLTLEKEGRILLSSKLKTAVGPGASESYPTGLPEGLAAGEYVVTVSLRLRKATRWAEKGYEVAFGQAAFRVGDPSVPFTIDAETLRRFAPVLARAVPGFRKATVPAEKRAFEVIDGTMNIGVRGLSFDALFSKNHGGLVSYRYGGKELLKGIVRPNFWRAPTDNDRGNRMPERYAQWKIASLYVSHRDAEDPAGDLEPRLTIEADAAVIRYLYRLPTRPAACVEVEYRVFGEGTIETTLTYEPVPELGDMPEFGMIFKLDADLDRVSWYGNGPAETYRDRKAGAKLGLYSNRVVENLAAYTIPGETGNKTDVRYAAVMRPNGEGLIFSSETFDGMEFSALPYSPHELENAGHDFELPPVHYTYVRAALGQMGIGGDDSWGARTHPEYLLDAGASMRFRFRFRGIERASALWT